In the Rhododendron vialii isolate Sample 1 chromosome 2a, ASM3025357v1 genome, AGTGTGATTTATCCAGTACATGATTGGGCAAATCATCTACTAATTTTACTAAATTGGTTCGAGCCTACGGCACCAAAGGATCATTGGATGGAGGCTATGACTTTGGGAGTTGTCATCGCAACAAGGTACAACCttgtactgcatacatttgatgaggatgtttacggttgttttactcatttgCCATTGAGGTCCCCTCCAATTCCAGTCGAATACCGTCGGGAAATTGCTATTGCCCGTGTTAACaacaatcacttcgtgcaagttttcTTAGAACCTCATTATCCTGTACCACCCATCCCAACATGATGGGAGGAGAATGCATCAAATGAAGCTAAAGGATGGGCAGCCAGTTATGGAACATGTTTGcaattgtggtacgaagtaatgggTATAAGCACGCCGGGAGCAgcatttggaggagatattgattagaatttgtgtttttatgtattttcatgttttgacaatatgtactcaattataataaaatgaaattttatttcaatttattattgttcatttcaagttatttttattattcattgttaagactaattaattaactaattaaaataatataaatttattaagtataaagttaattttaattgaaaatagaatttgagttaaccaaaaaaagaagaagaagggaggtaaatgggaaaagaaacaaataaagaaaatagaaaagattattaaaaaaataaaataaaaagattcaaagtggaaggaaagaaaaggaaataaagagaaaaaaaacgaagaaaaaaaaatctaacagaaaagaaacaaaaggaaataaagaggaaaaaaaaaggaaaaaaaaatctaaattgGGGGGGGGGAACCAGCCCTCATATTAAACGTTGGATGAACAGTACACATCTTACTGTTGCTGAAGGGGTTCATTGTTAAAACTAATATTTTATTTAGAAACGAGTGAACAGTGCCACGCTTCTCTTAAAGAGACACTATAGCAAACGTTAAATTGACCCAGCCAATGACGAGGCTGATAAACAtgtattttttgggtaatggCTCGTTAAAGTAACGTAAAGAACCAAGTAAAGAGCCTAGTACAGATGCTCTTACTCGCATTTTAGATTTTTCGTTatagatatttttattttttgcataaaacACATAATATAAGATGTAAATTAAACATGTTTTGAGAACATGTAAGATTATCCTATCACCATCCCACTTTGATATCCGAAGATTGTGTGGTACTCTTTTTGTCCCAAAAAGTTGGTtcatctttctttatttttgttcaatttgacAAAAATTGAGTTATTTCATTTTCTACCCTTCAAATTAAAAAGCAAAAGTGGaggggaaaaaatgaaaggacTCCAAAAtgaatttgagtttaaaaagtaatctttgttttcaaaataagaGCTCTTTAATTAATTTGGAAATCCATTTATTTTCAAGCAGACCaatttttgggacggaaggaaCACCTCTAGAGTTGTAAATGAACCAAACTGTTCACGGGCGGTCTGAATCTCAATTCGTCATGGACTTGGCTCCTTAGCAAACGAGTCGAAGTGCCAAGTAACTTCAAACTTGGCTTGTTTACAAAAAGTTTACCTCGTTTAAATGTATCAATCGAACTCAAACAATTCGGTAATGAAGGAGCCAAGCTCAGCTAGTTTCGAACACGCTCGAACATTCAAAACTCGGCTTGTTTGTAGCCCTAAAATTTGTATGCGATTGTGATAAAGTAAAGAAATCCACCCGATTTGGTTACTGTTTATGATTTCAACGGTCCAGATATCCCCAGATCGTCCTCACATACTCCTTGTACTACCTAATTCGTACCTAACAAAGCAACATCAGAAAaaaagctagagagagagagagagagagaagagagagaaattgaaattgaaaacctCTCCTCCCTTTTTCTCCCTCTACCCCGGATCGTAACCCACCCGAGTCGCCGCCGCGAGATGGAGGGAGTGGGGGCCCGGCTCGGCCGCTCGTCGACCCGGTACGGCCCGACGTCCACCGTATTCAACGGCCCCGTGAGGAAGTGGAAGAAGAAATGGGTGTCGCCGCCGTCGTCCAACAATAACAATAATGCGTCCTCGAATCACCACCACTCTCATCAATCTAGTACTAATAACAATAGTAACGGCTCTTCTCACCTCCTCCTTTACAAGTGGACCCCAATTTCCCAAAGCCAAAACGGCAACAGCAATGGCGACAAGAGCTCCCCCCAACACGCCGCCGCCGTAGAGGAGCCGCCCAGGCGTAAATTCAAGTATATTCCGGTATTTATCTTTCACTAGATGTCTCAATTTCATTGTGGTTTTTTCCATCTTAAATTTATTTCGTCTTCAtatatccaaaatttatatatgtCCTGTCTATATGTATGCATACATGTGTTAAAGAATGTGGGCGTGTTTTTGGTTTTAGAGGATTGTGTGTATAGGTGTGGTGTTGTTATTGGGGGAAGAATAGCGGTGGTTGGCCGATCTGATGTTTAACAgtggtttagggttttttccCCTCTTAAACTGAAAACAGAAAGTCTGCGTACACAACTTTGAAACCGCGACTTCGGACAGAGCGGTGTGCGGAACAATTCGATACATGTGGACCCATGTGCATCCTAACGGTAGCTGTGTCTGGATATGTGTTTTAGAGTTCTGTGCGTAGCGtgttggatttttatttttttgtgacgAGGATATCTGAAGCATGCTAATCCCTTGATGGGAAGCTTCGTACAGTgccctatttttatttttctaagagtCAGAGTGGGATAATGTTTTTGACAAATTGAGCTGGTAAATGTGACAGTTAAGGGGATGATAATATTTACTTGAAGAACATAGTGGCTTTGGAGTCCTTAAATTGATCATATTGggtcaattttgtaaaattctGTTAAGAGTAATGGAAATTTTCTAAACTGCAGAAGATAagagcaaaaaaacaaaaacaaaaagtaaggTTGCAGTAGTTTTGTCTCCCTGTGAATCTACTGGTGGTGATATCAGGGATTCTGATGGTGCTGATGATTGGAACTTCAATTGGTAAGGAACTTAGGTTTTAGGctaattatttttcttgtcaCCAAGTTGCAAATTTCAACATTGAGCCACCTGAATTGTCATGGATGTGGGGGTCTAAGGAGGGTTATGCAACTTGTTTGTGTCAAGTTTCTATCACGTCTGAGGTAAGTCTGGAGCAGGACTGCAGAAGC is a window encoding:
- the LOC131316473 gene encoding uncharacterized protein LOC131316473; this encodes MEGVGARLGRSSTRYGPTSTVFNGPVRKWKKKWVSPPSSNNNNNASSNHHHSHQSSTNNNSNGSSHLLLYKWTPISQSQNGNSNGDKSSPQHAAAVEEPPRRKFKYIPIAVLEEQRNEAEDEAKASDKPDINNGVDDKPDINDVPMEESQPPDDTPLARQDLNVSTLDLSLGLKASDGDADSDE